One genomic segment of Bacteroidota bacterium includes these proteins:
- a CDS encoding caspase family protein, protein MKAFKLVILFPLLFVVLAGYSQNNRKLYRIGKKSFNDGNYKIAKNFFTQSIEADSSLLKVFLIRAEASEKIETFEDAVSDYKQAILMDKKEESHYFNAGRLLLALEKYQESIFYLKKTTELDEKYIQAYQLKVNAFMKLEMYEEAIVEAEEALMLEKNALNYYNHGLVSYYLKDFKVAEADFNYAITFNENYIEAYIELAKSLLQQNRYEDALNNCNIVIELNPLTKDIYIVRSEIYHQIADYEKAINDVTTVLTKFSPNDKNLYFKRGKLYQEFNEHKSAINDFCKVISLDKDFCLAYYQRAISYEETLKWAKAVRDYNKFVDISTDNIQISPRKISFAKTKIYELNREANKPEIVIFTPKPNRNGQIEVPLNLDKVIVKGKISDESDIEYLKINGIAYKFSANALNNEFEVELNLQANKSISIITSDIYMNTSVRNFQILSTEIDNPQIHLINPYASDNGEIYLDESNSTVLFIEGKITDESRIKSILIDGTTASYKLDELNPQFTSKVEIGNKKFIEITVEDIYGNKTMSKFTLNREGANLFADNPMGKTWVIFIENSKYRTFASLEGPSQDISLMKSAFSNYRIHKIIHKKNMTKAEMGKFFSIELRDLVKKNRVNSLLVWYAGHGKFIHETGYWIAVDSKRDDEFSYFNINNLKASLHSYSKYVTHTLVITDACESGPSFYMGMRSEPEMKNCGDWEATKFKSSQVFTSAGKELATDKSQFTKTFSNSLKYNPNDCIPIDNIVIKVSKAVSGTGNQKPKFGKIAGMEDENGTFFFIKRE, encoded by the coding sequence ATGAAAGCATTTAAGTTAGTAATCTTGTTTCCACTTTTGTTTGTTGTTTTGGCTGGCTATTCCCAAAATAACAGGAAATTGTATAGGATAGGAAAAAAATCCTTTAACGATGGAAACTATAAAATTGCAAAAAATTTCTTTACACAATCTATTGAAGCTGATTCTTCTTTGCTAAAGGTGTTTTTGATAAGAGCTGAAGCATCCGAAAAAATAGAAACATTTGAGGATGCAGTATCTGACTACAAGCAAGCAATTTTGATGGATAAAAAAGAAGAATCTCATTATTTTAATGCAGGTAGGTTACTTTTGGCTTTAGAAAAATATCAAGAGTCAATTTTTTATCTTAAAAAAACTACGGAATTAGATGAAAAATATATCCAAGCATATCAGCTAAAAGTAAATGCATTTATGAAACTTGAGATGTATGAAGAGGCAATAGTGGAAGCTGAAGAAGCATTGATGCTTGAAAAAAATGCGTTAAATTATTACAATCATGGTTTGGTTTCATATTACTTAAAAGATTTTAAAGTTGCCGAGGCAGATTTTAATTATGCAATTACATTTAATGAAAATTATATTGAAGCATATATCGAACTTGCGAAATCTTTATTGCAACAAAATAGATATGAAGATGCATTAAATAATTGTAACATAGTTATTGAATTAAATCCGTTAACTAAGGATATTTATATTGTGCGTAGTGAAATATATCATCAAATAGCTGATTATGAAAAAGCAATTAATGATGTAACTACGGTGTTGACAAAATTTTCTCCTAATGATAAAAATTTATATTTTAAGAGAGGGAAATTGTATCAGGAATTCAATGAGCATAAGAGTGCAATTAACGATTTTTGTAAAGTTATTTCATTGGATAAAGATTTTTGTTTAGCTTATTATCAACGAGCTATTTCCTATGAAGAAACATTAAAATGGGCTAAAGCAGTAAGAGATTACAATAAATTTGTTGATATTTCTACAGACAATATACAAATTTCACCAAGGAAAATATCTTTTGCAAAAACAAAAATTTATGAACTGAACAGGGAAGCAAACAAACCCGAGATAGTAATTTTTACACCTAAGCCAAATAGAAATGGACAAATTGAAGTGCCTTTAAATTTGGATAAGGTTATTGTAAAAGGAAAAATTAGTGATGAAAGTGATATTGAATATTTGAAGATAAATGGCATAGCTTATAAGTTTTCAGCAAATGCATTGAACAATGAATTTGAAGTTGAATTAAATCTCCAAGCTAATAAAAGCATATCAATAATAACTTCAGATATTTACATGAATACATCTGTAAGGAATTTCCAAATACTTAGTACGGAAATTGATAATCCCCAAATTCATTTAATAAATCCTTATGCATCCGATAATGGAGAAATATATCTTGATGAGTCCAATAGCACAGTATTATTTATTGAAGGTAAAATTACAGATGAAAGTAGGATAAAGTCAATTTTAATTGATGGAACTACAGCAAGTTATAAGTTAGATGAGTTGAATCCACAATTTACTTCTAAAGTGGAAATAGGAAATAAAAAGTTTATTGAGATTACAGTAGAAGACATTTATGGAAATAAAACAATGTCAAAATTTACTTTAAATCGTGAAGGTGCTAATCTTTTTGCTGATAATCCAATGGGAAAAACATGGGTGATTTTTATTGAAAATTCAAAATATAGAACTTTTGCTTCTTTGGAAGGACCTTCACAAGATATTTCACTTATGAAATCTGCTTTTTCGAATTACAGAATTCATAAGATTATTCACAAAAAGAATATGACAAAAGCAGAAATGGGAAAATTCTTTTCTATTGAGCTGAGAGATTTAGTTAAAAAAAATAGAGTAAACTCCTTGCTTGTGTGGTATGCCGGTCATGGAAAGTTTATACATGAAACAGGTTATTGGATTGCTGTTGATTCAAAAAGAGATGATGAATTTTCTTATTTTAATATTAACAACCTAAAAGCCTCATTACACTCATATTCAAAATATGTAACTCACACACTTGTGATTACAGATGCATGTGAATCAGGACCATCTTTTTATATGGGAATGAGGTCGGAACCTGAAATGAAAAATTGTGGGGATTGGGAAGCAACAAAGTTTAAGTCATCACAGGTCTTTACTTCAGCAGGTAAGGAATTGGCAACTGATAAATCTCAATTTACAAAAACTTTTTCAAATTCATTAAAATATAACCCAAATGACTGCATTCCAATTGACAATATTGTTATAAAAGTATCAAAGGCAGTTAGCGGAACAGGAAACCAAAAACCAAAATTTGGGAAAATTGCAGGTATGGAAGATGAAAATGGAACTTTCTTTTTTATCAAAAGAGAATGA